One part of the Oceanihabitans sp. IOP_32 genome encodes these proteins:
- the ald gene encoding alanine dehydrogenase has protein sequence MKIGIPIEIKNNENRVGMTPSGVFELTKRNHTVYVQKRAGMMSGFSDADYIQAGAEILDTIEEIYAASEMIVKVKEPIEEEYGLIKSHHLVFTFFHFASSKTLTDAMLKSGSVCIAYETVEDTDGSLPLLIPMSEVAGRMSIQQGAKYLEKPVKGRGVLLGGVPGVPPGRVLILGGGVVGMQAAKMAAGLGAIVTIMDVNMKQLRHINDIMPSNVTTEFSSEYNIRKHIEYSDLIVGGVLIKGAKAPKLITRDMLKSMRAGTVMVDVAVDQGGCFETTKATTHADPTFIIDDVVHYCVANMPGAVPYTSTVALTNVTLPYVLKLAENGWEKACQINKPLARGLNVVHGKIVYKEIAEAFEMDYQPLEL, from the coding sequence ATGAAAATTGGTATTCCTATTGAAATTAAAAACAATGAAAACCGGGTAGGCATGACGCCTTCGGGAGTTTTCGAACTTACAAAACGAAACCACACGGTATATGTACAAAAGCGTGCAGGTATGATGAGTGGTTTTTCGGATGCAGATTATATTCAGGCTGGTGCTGAAATACTTGATACTATTGAGGAAATTTATGCTGCTTCCGAAATGATTGTTAAAGTTAAGGAACCTATTGAAGAAGAATACGGTTTAATTAAGTCACATCATTTAGTATTTACTTTTTTTCATTTTGCTTCTAGCAAAACACTTACAGATGCCATGCTTAAAAGTGGATCGGTTTGTATCGCATACGAAACTGTTGAAGATACTGATGGCTCTCTGCCTCTACTTATCCCAATGTCTGAGGTGGCAGGTAGAATGTCTATTCAACAAGGGGCTAAATATTTAGAAAAACCCGTTAAAGGACGTGGAGTCTTACTGGGAGGTGTGCCTGGAGTCCCACCAGGAAGAGTTTTAATTTTAGGTGGTGGTGTAGTAGGAATGCAGGCAGCAAAAATGGCTGCAGGACTGGGTGCCATCGTGACAATAATGGATGTTAATATGAAGCAGTTGCGCCATATTAACGACATTATGCCAAGTAATGTAACCACCGAGTTCTCCAGTGAATACAACATAAGGAAACATATTGAGTATTCCGATTTAATTGTTGGAGGAGTATTAATAAAAGGTGCTAAAGCCCCTAAGTTAATCACTAGAGATATGCTAAAATCTATGCGTGCAGGCACCGTAATGGTTGATGTTGCCGTAGATCAGGGCGGCTGTTTTGAAACTACAAAAGCGACAACACACGCAGATCCCACCTTTATTATAGACGATGTGGTACATTATTGTGTGGCTAATATGCCTGGAGCTGTACCTTACACCTCTACAGTGGCCTTAACCAACGTGACACTGCCCTATGTATTAAAATTGGCAGAGAACGGTTGGGAAAAAGCATGTCAAATAAACAAACCATTGGCCAGAGGATTAAATGTTGTTCATGGTAAGATTGTTTATAAAGAAATTGCCGAAGCATTCGAAATGGACTATCAACCGCTAGAATTGTAA
- a CDS encoding DUF3098 domain-containing protein — protein sequence MGEKKGDKNSKPVFVFGRKNYKFMFIGLACIALGFILMAGGGSDDPNVFSPDIFSWRRIHLAPTFIMIGFGLQVYAILLNPNKSNSEK from the coding sequence ATGGGAGAAAAAAAAGGAGATAAAAATTCGAAACCAGTATTTGTTTTTGGGAGAAAAAACTATAAATTCATGTTTATTGGTTTAGCTTGTATTGCGTTAGGTTTTATTCTAATGGCTGGCGGTGGCAGCGACGATCCAAATGTTTTTAGTCCCGACATTTTTAGTTGGAGACGCATTCATTTAGCACCAACTTTTATCATGATTGGATTTGGCTTACAGGTTTACGCTATTTTATTGAATCCTAATAAATCTAATTCCGAAAAATAA
- a CDS encoding DNA-3-methyladenine glycosylase I → MENNKCGWCVGDTLYETYHDEEWGVPVYDDAKLFEFLILETFQAGLSWITVLRKRENFRKAFDNFDYKKIATYNQEKTDALLQDSGIIRNKLKVKATISNAQAFIKIQKEFGSFSKYIWDFVDGKPIKNAIRNYKDAPTNTALSDAISKDLKKYGFKFVGSTVVYAHMQATGMVNDHEVGCFRYAEV, encoded by the coding sequence ATGGAAAATAATAAATGTGGTTGGTGTGTTGGCGACACGCTTTACGAAACCTATCATGACGAAGAATGGGGCGTTCCCGTTTACGATGATGCTAAACTTTTTGAATTTTTAATTTTAGAAACCTTTCAAGCTGGTTTAAGCTGGATTACCGTTTTGCGTAAACGTGAAAATTTTAGAAAAGCCTTCGATAATTTCGATTATAAAAAAATAGCTACTTATAACCAAGAGAAAACAGATGCCTTACTGCAAGATTCGGGAATTATAAGAAATAAGCTAAAAGTAAAAGCCACCATTAGCAACGCACAGGCTTTTATAAAAATTCAGAAAGAATTTGGGTCGTTCTCAAAATACATTTGGGACTTTGTTGATGGAAAACCCATTAAAAACGCGATTAGAAATTACAAAGATGCACCAACCAACACAGCGCTAAGCGACGCTATAAGCAAAGACTTAAAAAAATACGGTTTTAAATTTGTGGGTTCTACCGTTGTTTATGCGCATATGCAAGCTACAGGAATGGTAAACGACCACGAGGTGGGGTGTTTTAGGTATGCAGAGGTTTGA
- a CDS encoding cell division protein FtsX produces the protein MSSSFEKHQKRRLISSYFSVVLSIALVLFLLGLLGLLILNAKKVSDHFKEQVVLTIYLKENAKDVEVKQLEKSLAMADYVKSTEYVSKEQAAEFMKAENGEDFMDFVGYNPLQNSIDVHLKADFVTSEHLDKISAEALNKNFVDEVTYDNDLVNLMNDNVRKISLWVLVISGIFTVIAVLLINSSIRLSVYSKRFTIKTMQMVGATKQFIRRPFVLKSVRLGIIGAIIALIGMGVVLFYLNKTFTELELLSNPILVGALFMFIFALGIVITWISTHFATQRFLNLKTDQLYY, from the coding sequence ATGAGTTCATCTTTCGAAAAACATCAAAAACGCAGACTTATTTCCTCCTATTTCTCGGTGGTATTAAGTATTGCTTTGGTTTTGTTTTTATTAGGTTTATTAGGCTTGCTTATTCTCAATGCCAAAAAAGTCTCAGATCATTTTAAAGAGCAGGTGGTGCTTACTATATATTTAAAAGAAAATGCCAAAGATGTAGAAGTAAAGCAACTTGAAAAAAGCCTAGCAATGGCCGATTATGTTAAATCGACCGAATACGTCTCTAAAGAACAGGCTGCAGAATTTATGAAGGCCGAAAACGGTGAGGATTTCATGGACTTTGTAGGTTACAATCCGCTGCAAAACTCTATAGATGTGCATTTAAAAGCAGATTTTGTAACCTCTGAGCATCTGGACAAAATTTCGGCGGAAGCCTTAAATAAAAATTTTGTAGATGAAGTAACCTATGATAACGACCTTGTAAACTTGATGAACGATAACGTGAGAAAGATAAGTCTTTGGGTTTTAGTAATTAGCGGTATTTTTACTGTAATTGCCGTGTTATTGATTAATAGCTCTATAAGATTGTCGGTTTACTCCAAACGCTTTACTATTAAAACCATGCAAATGGTGGGCGCCACAAAACAGTTTATAAGGCGTCCGTTTGTACTTAAAAGTGTGCGTTTAGGCATAATTGGTGCCATTATCGCTTTAATTGGAATGGGTGTTGTTCTATTTTATCTCAACAAAACTTTCACAGAACTAGAATTATTAAGCAATCCCATTTTAGTGGGTGCTCTGTTTATGTTTATTTTTGCCTTAGGCATTGTGATAACTTGGATTAGTACTCACTTTGCAACCCAACGTTTTCTAAATCTTAAAACCGACCAATTATACTATTAA
- a CDS encoding leucine--tRNA ligase, producing the protein MQYNFNEIEAKWQKYWAENQTFKAENSSEKPKYYVLDMFPYPSGAGLHVGHPLGYIASDIYARYKRHQGFNVLHPQGYDSFGLPAEQYAIQTGQHPAITTAENIKTYRRQLDQIGFSFDWSREVRTSDPSYYKWTQWIFIQLFNSWYNKDSDKAEAISTLERIFASEGNTKVNAVCDDDIESFSANDWNAFSSKKQQEILLQYRLTYLAETEVNWCPDLGTVLANDEIVNGVSERGGYPVIRKKMTQWSMRISAYAERLLQGLDDIDWTDALKESQRNWIGKSVGASVTFKVKNHEAVIDVFTTRPDTIFGVSFMTLAPEHDLVSQITTSEQKDAVEAYVLASSKRSERDRMADVKTISGVFTGAYAEHPFTKAPIPIWIGDYVLAGYGTGAVMSVPCGDQRDYDFAKHFNIPIPNIFEGVDISEEAFSEKEKTIIGNSDFLNGMNYKKATKRVIFELEQMGQGVGKTNYRLRDAVFSRQRYWGEPFPVYYVEGMPQMISAEHLPIKLPEVEKYLPTETGEPPLGNATVWAWDTLKNEVVSNDLIDNKHIHPLELNTMPGWAGSSWYFNRYMDAHNTEVFASKEALNYWKDVDLYIGGSEHATGHLLYARFWQKFLFDKGEVPVDEFAKKLINQGMILGTSAFVYRVSGFPNKYVPKSVWDKFNSKETFEVAQDIVRDFVGSDSALVDLIPIHVKVGYVNASDELNIEALKNDSEFGKDYASADFLLEDGVYTVGRDVEKMSKSKLNVVNPDDIVKDYGADSLRLYEMFLGPLEQYKPWNTAGISGVHSFLKKLWKLYVDENGLRVNDAPATQEALKTLHKTIKKVQEDIESFSFNTSVSTFMIAVNELVAQKCTSKTVLEPLLILISPYAPHIAEELWQKLGHKTSIATATFPKFEAKHLVESNKNYPISFNGKMRFTMELPLDMSKDDIEKAVLANEKTQEQLAGRTPKKVIVVPGKIVNIVG; encoded by the coding sequence ATGCAATACAATTTTAACGAGATAGAGGCCAAGTGGCAAAAATATTGGGCCGAAAACCAAACGTTTAAAGCCGAGAATAGTAGCGAAAAACCAAAATATTACGTTCTAGATATGTTTCCCTACCCAAGTGGTGCAGGTTTACATGTAGGGCATCCGTTGGGATATATCGCTTCCGATATTTATGCGCGTTACAAAAGGCATCAAGGGTTTAACGTTTTGCATCCTCAGGGTTACGATAGCTTTGGTTTGCCGGCCGAGCAATACGCTATACAAACCGGGCAGCACCCGGCTATTACCACCGCAGAAAATATTAAAACCTACCGCCGTCAATTGGATCAAATTGGATTTTCGTTCGATTGGTCTCGGGAAGTAAGAACCTCAGACCCGAGTTATTACAAGTGGACACAATGGATTTTTATTCAATTATTTAATTCTTGGTACAATAAAGATTCAGATAAAGCTGAGGCGATTTCAACATTAGAACGAATATTTGCTTCAGAAGGAAACACAAAAGTAAATGCAGTTTGCGATGACGATATTGAATCTTTCTCTGCAAATGATTGGAATGCGTTTTCATCAAAGAAGCAGCAAGAAATTTTATTGCAATACAGATTAACCTATTTAGCAGAAACCGAAGTGAACTGGTGTCCAGATTTAGGCACCGTTTTAGCAAACGACGAGATTGTTAATGGCGTATCAGAACGTGGAGGCTATCCTGTGATACGTAAGAAAATGACCCAATGGAGCATGCGTATTTCTGCTTATGCCGAACGTTTATTACAGGGCTTAGATGATATTGATTGGACCGATGCTTTAAAAGAAAGTCAGCGTAATTGGATTGGGAAATCTGTTGGGGCTTCTGTAACATTCAAAGTAAAAAACCACGAAGCCGTTATAGATGTGTTTACCACTCGACCAGACACTATTTTTGGCGTTAGTTTTATGACATTAGCACCAGAGCACGACTTAGTTTCACAAATAACAACCTCAGAGCAAAAAGATGCTGTAGAAGCTTACGTTTTGGCATCATCTAAGCGCAGTGAGCGCGATAGAATGGCCGATGTAAAAACCATATCTGGTGTGTTTACTGGAGCTTATGCAGAACATCCGTTTACAAAAGCACCTATTCCAATCTGGATTGGCGATTATGTTTTAGCTGGATACGGTACCGGCGCTGTTATGTCTGTACCTTGTGGCGATCAGCGCGATTACGATTTTGCTAAGCATTTTAATATACCTATACCTAATATTTTTGAAGGGGTTGATATTTCAGAAGAAGCGTTTTCAGAGAAAGAAAAAACCATTATTGGTAATAGTGATTTTCTTAACGGGATGAATTATAAGAAGGCTACCAAGCGCGTTATTTTCGAGTTGGAGCAAATGGGTCAAGGTGTAGGGAAAACCAATTACCGTTTACGCGATGCTGTGTTTAGTCGCCAGCGTTATTGGGGCGAACCGTTTCCTGTATATTACGTCGAGGGGATGCCGCAAATGATTAGCGCAGAACATTTACCCATAAAACTACCAGAAGTCGAAAAATATTTACCTACCGAAACTGGCGAACCTCCACTGGGCAATGCTACGGTTTGGGCTTGGGATACCCTTAAAAACGAAGTGGTTTCAAACGATTTAATCGACAATAAGCACATTCATCCTTTAGAGCTTAATACCATGCCAGGTTGGGCAGGAAGTTCTTGGTACTTTAACCGTTATATGGACGCCCATAACACCGAAGTGTTTGCAAGTAAAGAAGCCCTTAATTATTGGAAAGATGTCGACTTGTATATTGGTGGGAGCGAGCATGCCACAGGCCATTTATTATATGCGCGGTTTTGGCAAAAATTCTTATTCGATAAAGGCGAAGTACCAGTTGATGAGTTTGCTAAAAAATTAATTAACCAAGGCATGATTTTGGGGACGAGTGCTTTTGTTTATCGCGTGTCTGGCTTCCCTAACAAGTACGTTCCTAAATCGGTATGGGATAAATTTAACAGTAAAGAGACGTTTGAAGTCGCTCAAGACATCGTTAGAGATTTTGTCGGTTCAGATTCTGCCTTAGTCGACTTAATTCCTATACATGTTAAAGTAGGCTATGTGAACGCATCAGATGAATTGAATATCGAAGCACTAAAAAATGATAGTGAATTTGGAAAAGATTATGCAAGTGCAGATTTCTTGTTAGAAGATGGTGTGTATACGGTAGGAAGAGATGTAGAAAAAATGTCTAAATCTAAATTAAATGTCGTTAATCCAGACGATATTGTTAAAGATTATGGAGCAGACAGTCTGCGTCTTTACGAAATGTTTCTTGGCCCTTTAGAGCAGTATAAGCCATGGAATACTGCGGGTATTTCTGGAGTGCACTCTTTCCTTAAAAAACTTTGGAAACTATATGTTGATGAAAATGGTTTACGGGTTAACGATGCACCAGCAACCCAAGAAGCATTAAAAACTCTACATAAAACCATTAAAAAAGTACAAGAAGATATCGAGAGTTTTTCGTTTAATACATCGGTGTCAACATTTATGATTGCCGTTAACGAATTGGTAGCTCAAAAATGCACAAGTAAAACTGTTTTAGAGCCTTTATTGATTTTAATTTCTCCTTATGCCCCACATATTGCAGAGGAATTATGGCAAAAATTGGGTCATAAGACATCTATTGCCACGGCCACATTCCCAAAATTTGAGGCGAAGCACCTAGTAGAAAGCAACAAAAATTACCCCATTTCGTTTAACGGAAAAATGCGTTTTACTATGGAGTTGCCTTTAGATATGAGTAAAGACGATATTGAAAAAGCCGTGTTAGCAAACGAGAAAACACAAGAACAACTGGCAGGACGAACACCTAAAAAGGTGATTGTAGTACCTGGAAAGATTGTCAATATCGTAGGGTAA
- the truB gene encoding tRNA pseudouridine(55) synthase TruB, whose protein sequence is MNSKEAYLSGQILLIDKPLNWTSFQVVNKLRWELRQAFDIKKIKVGHAGTLDPLATGLLVICTGKMTKQIDTFQGQIKEYTGTFVLGSTTPSFDLETEINDTFETKHISKSLILNTTKQFIGDIQQFPPVFSALKKDGKRLYEYARAGESVEIKSRTVNIQAFEITRIDGLEVDFRVVCSKGTYIRTLANDFGKALQSGAHLSALRRTKIGDFNVADAVSIETFIASLKG, encoded by the coding sequence ATGAATTCGAAAGAAGCCTATCTTTCTGGCCAGATTTTACTTATCGATAAGCCTTTAAACTGGACCTCGTTTCAGGTGGTAAACAAACTTCGTTGGGAGCTACGCCAAGCGTTCGATATAAAAAAAATTAAAGTTGGTCATGCCGGCACACTAGATCCGCTAGCTACAGGCTTGTTAGTAATTTGCACGGGTAAAATGACCAAGCAAATCGACACCTTTCAGGGACAAATAAAAGAATATACCGGTACTTTTGTTTTGGGAAGCACCACCCCTTCTTTCGATTTGGAAACTGAAATTAACGACACCTTCGAAACCAAACATATTTCGAAGAGCTTGATTCTAAATACAACCAAACAATTTATTGGAGACATACAGCAATTTCCTCCTGTTTTTTCAGCATTAAAAAAAGACGGAAAACGCTTATACGAGTATGCTAGAGCTGGTGAGTCGGTAGAGATAAAATCGAGAACGGTAAATATTCAAGCCTTCGAAATTACAAGAATTGATGGCTTAGAAGTAGATTTTAGAGTCGTTTGCAGCAAAGGCACGTACATTCGAACTTTAGCAAACGACTTTGGAAAGGCGCTGCAGTCTGGAGCGCATCTATCTGCTTTAAGACGTACAAAAATTGGAGATTTTAATGTAGCCGATGCCGTTTCAATAGAAACTTTCATAGCATCATTAAAAGGCTAA
- a CDS encoding undecaprenyl-diphosphate phosphatase has translation MDIIDSIILGIIQGLTEFLPVSSSGHLEIGKAILGDDSLPEESLLFSVVLHFATALSTMVVFRKDIFSLVKGALKFEWNEDLQFISKIAFSLIPAVAIGLLFEKQLESLFGDNILFVGLMLIITAVLLFLADKAKDTNKKVSFKDAFIIGISQAIALLPGISRSGATISTSVLLGNDKTKAARFSFLMVVPLIFGKIAKDALSGDISMESQNITALAAGFIAAFVSGLFACTWMIALVKKSKLSYFAYYCIIVGVIAIVFALLNS, from the coding sequence ATGGACATAATCGACTCAATTATTCTTGGAATAATTCAAGGGCTAACCGAATTTTTACCCGTATCGTCTAGCGGTCATTTAGAAATAGGAAAAGCCATTCTTGGTGATGATTCTTTACCTGAAGAGAGTTTACTATTTTCTGTAGTCCTACATTTTGCAACCGCATTAAGTACTATGGTTGTTTTTAGGAAAGATATTTTTAGCCTTGTTAAAGGAGCATTAAAATTTGAATGGAATGAAGATTTACAATTCATTTCTAAAATTGCTTTTTCGTTAATTCCTGCAGTTGCGATTGGGTTACTGTTTGAAAAACAGTTAGAATCTCTTTTTGGAGACAATATATTATTTGTAGGTCTCATGCTTATTATCACAGCCGTTTTATTATTTTTAGCCGATAAAGCGAAAGACACCAACAAAAAGGTATCTTTTAAAGACGCCTTTATAATTGGTATTTCGCAAGCAATAGCGCTATTGCCTGGCATTTCTCGCTCTGGAGCAACCATCTCTACATCGGTATTATTAGGAAATGATAAAACTAAGGCAGCGCGGTTCTCTTTTTTAATGGTGGTGCCTTTAATATTTGGTAAAATAGCTAAGGATGCTTTAAGTGGAGATATTTCGATGGAAAGTCAGAATATAACCGCATTAGCTGCAGGATTTATTGCGGCCTTTGTATCGGGGCTCTTTGCCTGCACATGGATGATTGCTTTAGTTAAAAAAAGCAAACTCTCTTACTTCGCCTACTATTGTATAATTGTTGGTGTTATTGCTATTGTTTTTGCTTTACTAAACTCGTAA
- a CDS encoding thioredoxin family protein, translating to MDSIIKNSLEHSMTYGEYRDLMKQLVGEGSTTGPEKTEELIEFTKVNESRMKRWDKTIKISEELKDKIMAVQEKVTWLVITESWCGDAAHVVPAINKVAELNDNIDLKLVLRDENLELMDAFLTDGGRSIPKLIMLDNATGEVLNTFGPRPTEATNYVTRFKAKYGAITPEFKEDLQHWYNKDKGQNVITDLTEMLNKLESKVCQ from the coding sequence ATGGATTCTATTATAAAAAATAGTTTAGAACACAGTATGACATACGGTGAGTACAGAGATTTAATGAAGCAGTTGGTTGGAGAGGGTTCTACAACAGGACCAGAAAAAACTGAGGAGTTAATTGAGTTCACCAAGGTTAACGAAAGCCGAATGAAGCGTTGGGATAAAACCATTAAAATTTCTGAAGAGCTTAAAGATAAAATTATGGCTGTTCAAGAAAAAGTGACTTGGTTGGTTATAACAGAAAGCTGGTGTGGGGATGCGGCACATGTGGTACCTGCTATTAATAAAGTAGCCGAATTAAACGACAATATAGATTTAAAATTAGTGCTTCGAGATGAAAATTTAGAATTAATGGATGCTTTTTTAACAGATGGCGGCCGTTCAATACCTAAATTAATAATGCTTGACAATGCTACTGGCGAAGTTTTGAATACTTTTGGACCACGACCAACAGAGGCTACAAATTATGTGACTCGTTTTAAAGCAAAATACGGTGCTATTACTCCAGAATTTAAAGAAGATTTACAACATTGGTACAATAAAGATAAAGGGCAAAATGTTATTACAGATTTAACTGAAATGCTTAACAAACTGGAGTCTAAAGTTTGCCAATAA
- the aat gene encoding leucyl/phenylalanyl-tRNA--protein transferase — protein MQYSFQNIKFPDVNEATPEGLLAIGGDLSVQRLLYAYKHGIFPWFENEEPILWWSPNPRFVLFPEKLKVSKSMKQVLRNGNYSVTVNKAFKAVITACSKIKRKDQASTWITSSMIEAYVKLHELGYAKSVEVWRDNTLVGGLYGIDLGNSVFCGESMFAKESNASKVGLITFVQNTNYKLIDCQVHTKHLESLGAEEISRDDFLKYL, from the coding sequence ATGCAGTATTCTTTCCAGAATATAAAATTTCCCGATGTTAACGAAGCCACTCCAGAGGGCTTACTGGCTATTGGTGGAGATTTGTCTGTACAGCGTTTATTATACGCTTATAAACATGGTATATTTCCTTGGTTTGAAAATGAGGAGCCTATTTTGTGGTGGTCGCCTAACCCGCGATTTGTGTTATTTCCAGAGAAACTAAAGGTTTCTAAAAGCATGAAACAGGTGTTGCGTAATGGCAATTATTCTGTCACGGTCAATAAGGCGTTTAAAGCGGTAATTACAGCCTGTTCTAAAATAAAACGTAAAGATCAAGCAAGTACTTGGATAACTAGTAGTATGATTGAGGCCTATGTAAAACTTCATGAATTAGGTTATGCAAAATCTGTTGAGGTATGGCGGGATAATACTTTGGTTGGAGGCTTGTATGGTATAGACCTGGGAAATAGCGTATTTTGCGGCGAGAGTATGTTTGCTAAAGAAAGTAACGCAAGTAAAGTAGGGCTTATCACATTTGTACAAAATACGAATTATAAGCTTATAGATTGTCAAGTGCACACCAAACATCTTGAAAGTTTAGGAGCCGAGGAGATTTCTAGAGATGATTTTTTAAAATATTTATAG